A part of Denitratisoma oestradiolicum genomic DNA contains:
- a CDS encoding PRTRC system protein C, translating to MTITVQKLQRSFAYNGIALPDPGCDLSTEQVRDVYSATYPEITTASIEGPEQKGDRLIYTFRRAVGTKGALSANASRTSRIVVRRRDDGLSYVEPQSAVVTPVERLTIALGRLVRWLDRRWPVVLRKE from the coding sequence ATGACCATTACCGTTCAGAAGCTTCAGCGTTCGTTTGCCTACAACGGCATTGCCTTGCCCGATCCCGGCTGCGATTTGTCGACGGAGCAGGTGCGGGATGTCTATTCCGCCACCTACCCGGAGATCACGACGGCCTCGATCGAGGGGCCGGAGCAGAAGGGTGATCGATTGATCTACACCTTCCGGCGTGCCGTCGGCACCAAGGGTGCCTTGTCGGCCAATGCATCGCGAACCTCCCGGATCGTGGTGCGGCGGCGCGATGACGGCCTGAGCTATGTCGAACCGCAATCGGCTGTTGTGACACCGGTTGAACGCCTGACGATCGCCTTGGGACGATTGGTCAGGTGGCTGGATCGGCGTTGGCCTGTCGTCCTGCGCAAGGAGTAG
- a CDS encoding ArdC-like ssDNA-binding domain-containing protein, which translates to MHDKFAPLLTQALSEPGIVSAAYGRFHRFSIGNQILAAIQLQERELPMAPIASFLRWKELGRSVTKGQKALSLWMPITVKRREPESDDESMEENSRLLTLFRLAPRWFSLDQTEGEDYVEAIESPQWNAEAALAELGISQEPFEFMDGNVQGYAVKRRIAVSPIAEYPHKTRFHEMAHVVLGHTEEGDCHDAATIPRSIQEVEAEGVAFLLCSILELPGRDESRGYIQSWLDGDVLPEKSAQRIFSASQKILAAGKTADEAGVLQ; encoded by the coding sequence ATGCATGACAAGTTTGCACCCCTGCTCACGCAGGCGCTCTCGGAGCCCGGAATCGTCAGTGCCGCTTATGGCCGGTTCCATCGCTTCAGCATCGGCAACCAGATTCTGGCAGCCATTCAGTTGCAAGAGCGCGAGCTCCCCATGGCGCCGATCGCCAGTTTCCTCCGATGGAAGGAACTGGGACGCTCCGTCACCAAGGGCCAGAAGGCGTTGTCGCTCTGGATGCCGATCACGGTCAAGCGCCGTGAACCGGAGTCCGACGACGAATCGATGGAAGAAAACAGTCGGTTGCTGACGCTATTCAGGCTGGCACCACGCTGGTTCAGCCTGGATCAGACCGAAGGCGAGGACTACGTCGAAGCCATCGAATCGCCCCAGTGGAATGCCGAAGCTGCCTTGGCGGAACTCGGTATCTCGCAGGAGCCATTCGAGTTCATGGATGGGAATGTGCAGGGCTATGCGGTCAAACGGCGAATTGCCGTGAGTCCGATCGCCGAGTATCCGCACAAGACCCGGTTTCACGAAATGGCGCATGTGGTGCTTGGCCATACCGAAGAAGGCGATTGCCATGACGCCGCGACGATCCCGAGAAGTATTCAGGAGGTCGAGGCAGAGGGCGTGGCCTTCCTGCTGTGTTCCATCCTCGAACTGCCCGGACGCGATGAGTCGCGAGGCTACATCCAGTCCTGGCTCGATGGCGATGTATTGCCGGAGAAGTCGGCGCAGCGGATTTTCAGCGCAAGCCAGAAGATCCTTGCTGCGGGAAAAACCGCTGACGAAGCGGGCGTGTTGCAGTAA
- a CDS encoding PRTRC system protein A produces the protein MDARDIALQQSAPVVAVPRYGGFTPLSDNGHRFLVTGDGLWLEARRPWLYLRVPLASQKSVPMPYGWVGRELSLTFGKIPCHLVTEFYRYALDRCPEECVGWIVWNATSGEMRLVFPPEVSAGCCHVRYHRPLLDEDEHLVVDLHSHGRLSAFFSIEDDRDDRGEFKIAGVIGNCDRGQCSTAFRLCANGLFVPLAFDATGLSDQAGGSDGYPSSCA, from the coding sequence ATGGATGCGAGAGACATAGCATTGCAGCAGTCAGCGCCGGTGGTGGCGGTGCCGCGTTACGGTGGCTTCACTCCCTTGTCCGACAATGGTCATCGCTTTTTGGTGACGGGCGACGGCCTCTGGCTTGAAGCTCGGCGACCATGGCTGTACCTACGGGTGCCGCTGGCCAGTCAGAAGAGCGTGCCTATGCCTTATGGCTGGGTAGGCAGGGAACTGTCACTTACCTTTGGCAAGATTCCGTGCCATCTGGTCACGGAGTTCTACCGGTATGCCCTTGATCGGTGTCCGGAGGAATGCGTGGGCTGGATCGTGTGGAACGCTACGTCGGGGGAAATGCGGCTGGTGTTCCCGCCGGAAGTTTCGGCGGGATGCTGTCATGTGCGCTATCACCGTCCGCTGCTCGACGAGGATGAACATCTGGTAGTCGATCTGCATTCCCACGGTCGCTTGTCAGCGTTCTTTTCGATAGAGGATGATCGAGATGATCGCGGCGAGTTCAAGATTGCCGGCGTGATTGGCAATTGCGATCGCGGGCAGTGTTCGACGGCGTTTCGTCTCTGTGCCAATGGGCTGTTCGTGCCGTTGGCATTCGACGCTACCGGTTTGAGCGATCAGGCAGGAGGAAGCGATGGCTATCCATCATCTTGCGCCTGA
- a CDS encoding DUF7146 domain-containing protein — MKHEYETQQVKEDARGRWERVLLALASPLKAALERTGKHVPCPVHGGRDGFRLFRDVADTGGGICNTCGSFANGFALLMWINGWDFGQTIREVAEQVGSRSRSAKSAADKSEDEMRREQLNRTWRESVALSHPSAEPARLYLARRGLSVKVPETLRFHAALGYYEDNRRLADYPTLIAQVTGQGGDAVTIHRTYLTPEGRKAPVDSPKKLMRHPLARQMTGGAIRLVPANHRLAVTEGIETALAVTEATGIPAWATGNAHLLATFQPPAGIDQILVFADKDRPSRQHPSGHGQEAARELVKRLWSLGIRAGAIAPAMEIPEGKKGIDWLDVFVLEGKAGFPALVSVEQALHQAA; from the coding sequence ATGAAGCACGAGTACGAGACGCAGCAAGTCAAGGAAGATGCGCGAGGTCGCTGGGAGCGGGTTCTGCTTGCTCTCGCGTCACCGCTGAAAGCCGCACTGGAACGGACAGGCAAGCATGTGCCTTGTCCGGTTCACGGCGGTCGGGATGGCTTTCGCCTGTTTCGGGATGTCGCCGATACGGGGGGAGGCATTTGCAATACCTGCGGCAGTTTTGCCAACGGGTTTGCGCTGCTGATGTGGATCAATGGATGGGATTTTGGCCAGACGATCCGCGAAGTGGCTGAACAGGTCGGCAGCCGGTCGCGCAGTGCCAAATCGGCGGCGGATAAATCCGAGGATGAGATGCGTCGGGAGCAGCTGAATCGCACCTGGCGGGAGTCTGTGGCCTTGTCCCATCCGAGCGCCGAGCCGGCACGGTTATATTTGGCTCGTCGCGGTCTGTCGGTCAAGGTGCCTGAGACGCTGCGGTTTCATGCAGCACTCGGATACTACGAGGACAACCGGCGACTTGCTGATTACCCGACCCTGATTGCGCAAGTGACGGGGCAAGGTGGCGATGCAGTCACCATCCACCGAACCTATCTCACCCCCGAGGGCCGTAAGGCGCCGGTCGATTCCCCCAAGAAGCTGATGCGCCATCCCTTGGCGCGTCAAATGACCGGGGGCGCCATTCGGCTGGTGCCGGCGAATCATCGCCTGGCAGTCACCGAGGGGATCGAGACGGCACTTGCCGTCACCGAGGCCACGGGCATTCCCGCCTGGGCTACTGGTAACGCGCATCTGCTGGCGACTTTCCAGCCACCGGCCGGCATCGACCAGATTCTGGTCTTTGCCGACAAGGACCGGCCCTCACGCCAACATCCGTCCGGACACGGGCAGGAAGCGGCGCGTGAGCTGGTCAAACGGCTGTGGTCCCTGGGTATCCGTGCCGGCGCCATTGCACCGGCCATGGAGATCCCCGAAGGCAAGAAGGGAATCGACTGGCTGGACGTGTTCGTTCTTGAGGGTAAAGCGGGATTTCCCGCCTTGGTCAGCGTGGAGCAAGCGCTGCATCAAGCCGCCTAG
- a CDS encoding PRTRC system ThiF family protein, with product MAIHHLAPELLSREVRVAVIGAGGTGSQMLMGLAQLHTAMLALGHPGGLDVTVIDADQVSEANVGRQMFYPSDVGLPKATVLVNRINMAMGTGWKAETRRVTAAESLRTDLAIGCVDNRLARKAILESVGRAGGGYWLDLGNRLHDGQVILGVVPARWAKPDANRLPHAGDLLPEIVDESQEAEDDTPSCSLADALDKQSLFVNRGVSLYALNLLWELFRYGQIAYHGVFVNLKNARTTPLPVDPAAWSRFGYPKPARRRKRKGQGS from the coding sequence ATGGCTATCCATCATCTTGCGCCTGAGTTGCTCTCGCGGGAGGTTCGTGTCGCCGTGATTGGGGCCGGGGGAACCGGTTCCCAGATGCTGATGGGTCTGGCCCAGCTGCACACGGCCATGCTCGCGCTGGGCCATCCCGGTGGTCTGGATGTGACCGTCATCGATGCCGATCAAGTGTCGGAAGCCAATGTGGGGCGGCAGATGTTCTATCCGTCCGACGTGGGGTTGCCCAAGGCCACGGTGCTCGTCAATCGCATCAACATGGCGATGGGCACCGGCTGGAAGGCGGAGACAAGGCGAGTGACTGCAGCCGAGAGTTTGCGCACCGATCTGGCGATTGGTTGTGTGGACAATCGTCTGGCGCGCAAAGCAATCCTGGAGTCGGTGGGACGCGCTGGCGGCGGGTATTGGCTCGATCTGGGCAACCGCTTGCATGATGGTCAGGTCATTCTCGGCGTTGTGCCGGCTCGTTGGGCCAAGCCCGATGCGAACCGGCTGCCTCATGCCGGCGATCTTCTCCCGGAGATCGTCGATGAGTCGCAGGAAGCCGAAGATGACACGCCATCCTGCTCGCTGGCCGATGCCCTCGACAAACAGTCGCTTTTCGTCAATCGCGGGGTCTCGCTGTATGCCCTGAATCTGCTGTGGGAGTTGTTCCGCTACGGCCAGATCGCCTATCACGGTGTTTTCGTGAATCTCAAAAATGCCCGGACGACACCGCTTCCCGTCGATCCGGCGGCATGGTCCCGATTCGGCTATCCCAAGCCTGCGCGCCGTCGTAAGCGCAAAGGGCAGGGGAGTTGA
- a CDS encoding PRTRC system protein B, whose product MSSINPVRVMSCPPGSTRLRHFNKEVAMAINVSTFSSEQSYRLTHAVLVYQDAQRKPAFVSVHDVGSDDGNRPVIQAGVPASKAGLLALMRILDPETLLKPAIKPAHVLAEGSGFVVWYSFPQDRQVWFDCKELGARTARVPCPGLVFVVTTKAWKVFAFKGRQRPDADKPLFVAPFFNVWQNGTICVGSARLPKGDQVHNHLAWEEAFFRSYFTHPNIHTPRGLTRYRAGPFALWRDLLEGRLSRFPTRTLVPTGLTLRQAFEAAVIEGEA is encoded by the coding sequence GTGAGTTCCATTAACCCGGTGCGGGTGATGTCCTGCCCGCCGGGCTCGACACGCCTGCGCCATTTCAACAAGGAGGTCGCGATGGCGATCAATGTCAGTACGTTTTCCAGCGAACAGTCGTATCGGCTGACTCATGCCGTGCTGGTCTATCAGGATGCGCAACGAAAGCCCGCTTTCGTGTCTGTCCATGATGTGGGATCGGACGATGGCAATCGTCCGGTCATTCAAGCAGGCGTTCCGGCCAGCAAGGCGGGACTGTTGGCGCTGATGCGGATTCTCGATCCTGAAACGCTGCTCAAGCCGGCCATCAAGCCGGCGCATGTGCTCGCGGAAGGATCGGGGTTCGTCGTCTGGTACAGCTTCCCGCAGGACAGGCAGGTCTGGTTCGACTGCAAAGAACTGGGTGCACGTACCGCGCGCGTTCCCTGTCCGGGACTGGTGTTCGTGGTGACCACGAAGGCATGGAAGGTGTTTGCGTTCAAGGGGCGGCAACGTCCCGATGCCGATAAGCCGCTGTTCGTCGCGCCATTCTTCAATGTCTGGCAAAACGGCACGATCTGTGTCGGTAGCGCCCGATTGCCGAAAGGCGATCAGGTGCACAACCACCTTGCCTGGGAGGAGGCCTTTTTCCGCTCCTACTTCACGCATCCGAACATCCATACCCCAAGGGGGCTGACCCGTTACCGGGCCGGTCCGTTTGCCTTGTGGCGGGATCTGCTGGAGGGTCGCCTGAGTCGCTTTCCGACGCGCACGCTCGTTCCGACGGGCTTGACGTTACGGCAAGCTTTCGAAGCAGCCGTGATTGAAGGAGAGGCCTGA
- a CDS encoding PRTRC system protein F, translating into MRTSLATLGDTVSSNRRTRRSLSGGRFHPGPDPLSLPQFGAGLTVSLNPSLDVRRWAMLALRWLEVGELPESASGLPPTLVQQALVAWINRMVGQLQHIAFEVHAAASPATLGYGSLFPDASDDDARWYWAIQSEQVEWLGMKDRLTRIETLCPGLGETALHWLQRASGRTLYALTPQSARDLCEYIHWQGSGDQADWLEEMRSMGMTEEDLGDAISPDWYDGHFPDWVLCAKPVLDEDALSGIQATLPEVAPVAAVVLEIGQLLADGGQLPGLDGMEVECVYFGAYLRWDVDDPMDRVFDDFIEYANCASDGYTDLFGAQAVPLDAEGFHVWLNKTGLGLQLLSSLDRLLALIAEPL; encoded by the coding sequence ATGCGTACAAGCCTTGCAACGCTTGGTGATACGGTCTCAAGCAACCGTCGCACCCGGCGATCGCTGTCAGGTGGCCGCTTCCATCCAGGCCCTGATCCTCTGAGCCTGCCGCAGTTTGGCGCTGGCCTCACGGTCAGCCTCAATCCCAGTCTCGATGTTCGTCGCTGGGCGATGCTGGCCTTACGCTGGCTGGAGGTTGGGGAGCTTCCCGAGTCTGCGAGCGGTCTGCCGCCTACGCTGGTGCAACAAGCGTTGGTTGCGTGGATCAACCGCATGGTGGGGCAATTGCAGCACATTGCCTTCGAGGTTCATGCGGCCGCTAGTCCAGCAACATTGGGCTATGGATCGCTGTTTCCCGATGCCAGTGACGACGATGCCCGGTGGTACTGGGCCATCCAGTCTGAACAGGTGGAATGGCTTGGCATGAAAGATCGGCTGACCCGGATCGAGACCTTATGTCCCGGTCTGGGCGAGACGGCGCTGCATTGGTTGCAACGGGCTTCGGGGCGCACGCTGTATGCCCTGACGCCGCAATCGGCGCGCGATCTGTGCGAGTACATCCACTGGCAAGGGAGTGGCGATCAGGCCGACTGGCTGGAAGAAATGCGCTCGATGGGAATGACCGAAGAGGATCTGGGGGATGCAATTTCTCCGGATTGGTATGACGGTCATTTCCCGGATTGGGTGCTTTGCGCCAAGCCGGTGCTGGATGAGGATGCCCTGTCAGGCATCCAGGCCACTTTGCCTGAAGTCGCTCCGGTGGCTGCCGTGGTGCTCGAAATCGGGCAGTTGCTGGCGGACGGCGGGCAGCTTCCCGGCCTGGACGGCATGGAGGTCGAGTGCGTCTATTTCGGGGCCTACCTGAGGTGGGATGTCGATGACCCCATGGATCGGGTGTTCGATGACTTTATCGAATACGCGAACTGCGCCAGCGATGGCTATACCGATCTGTTCGGCGCCCAGGCGGTCCCTCTCGATGCCGAGGGGTTCCATGTCTGGCTCAACAAGACCGGTCTGGGGTTGCAGTTGTTGTCGTCACTGGATCGGCTACTTGCTCTGATCGCCGAGCCGCTGTGA
- a CDS encoding DEAD/DEAH box helicase family protein, whose product MKLKKLAEVTMWLPGFAPDDPLPEARCTAEIIAFPLVSQVHDAVLIIDEGKSSDIAERVVEVAADVPAPKPLRSVWPALDGSLHAILRGEVGKFEANLAAIEVLSLLDAENRFPTDEERSILNRYTGWGGLPKAFNPEQDDPSWRARAESLPDLLGEDYTSAKGSVVNAHYTAVFVIDAIWEAVRRLGFRGGRVLDPSAGTGYFIGAMPKELAEVSEITAIEIDRLSSRILSRLYGQHGVRTLTVGFEKARLPKDWFDLVISNVPFGNYQVPDDRNVPYANFLIHDYFFGRALEVTRPGGLVAFITSAGTLDKWEDRARRYMASQARLLGAIRLPSGTFSQIANTDVTTDIVFLQKLGAGEKDTDDWISVVEAPYAMCDGYRRLYVSNWYVQNPEMLIGRMGQKSNGYGLSNAAIFDGDIGTALRERIARLPEGVHHPRAARNSEPSGKPQRDIRVAAPEFVKPGAFCLTNDGRLAVSEGQELLVVEGRVSATAAKRIVGMMAIRDAARKLLHVQHLTDDDGRLGSYRTMLNMAYDGFVARHGYLHAKANKLAFKGDPDLPLLLSLENYDPEGGVAEKADVFFRRTVGVVRKVDRCNTPEEALLVSLHERGCVDVALMASLLGQASSAFLPDMADRGLIFLNPETSQWETADAYLAGNVRSKLEMAEAAGGEFVRNVDALKAVVPADLGPGEIDARIGSTWIPARDYAEFLDQLLECEGCTVEFCAEAGAWNIDVPWQGERSVASTQTFGTGRISAGELFVVTLNQMVPTIRDRDPVTDRYFVNTEETIAAREKQQALKEAFGAWVFADANRCERLVRLYNDQFNSVRLREFDGSGLALPGFSEVFNLHRHQKDAIWRIVSGGVNTLLAHVVGAGKTLTMICGGMELRRLGMASKPCYVVPNHMLEQFAAEFLRAYPGANILMASKDDLVGDKRRTLLSRIATGDWDGVLITHASFERIKMSDEAMTTFIEARVYEIECAIRASKSQKRGNRIVKELERAKKSWLARLEKLAAKSKKDDMLTFEELGVDFLFIDEAHYFKNLYRFTKMARVAGLPNANSERAFDMFVKTRHVMDKHGGRSGVVFATGTPVSNSMAEMWTMQRYLQPATLRGNHVAQFDTWAGNFGESVTALELSPDGGGYRMNTRFARFVNLPELMTMFREVADIRTADMLKLPVPRFHLETVTAKPTAALKAFVATLVERAEAIRNGTVSPNEDNMLAVTNDGRKAALDLRLVVPCAPEAPDGKVSLCAERIHGIWRDTTAFRGTQAVFCDLSTPTDDGRFSVYHVIRAKLVEMGVPGTEIAFIHDFESDTAKAELFKAVREGRIRVLLGSTLKMGVGTNIQTRLAALHHLDAPWRPSDVEQREGRIIRQGNLNEEVRIVRYVTEASFDAYIWQTLETKARFIAQVMRGDTGMRSAEDVELAALSYAEVKALASGNPLVMEKAGIDAEVAKLSLLKSQWDNQRWSNQRESATLPGRIEKLRQRIEAIEADIADRVDVRGQRFCMVIDGQRYVDRTEAGNALVRYYVDAKARTRKIGNWKTSTGEIVVGQFAGFDLAVSIPTAAADGPSFLLKKRRAYVAHHSDNPIGMVRVIENVANALEGRLAEVHEDLARAEKRLADILAEISKPFDKEDRLTQLLVRQREINASLDLDKGNAGAMEAETEVA is encoded by the coding sequence ATGAAACTCAAGAAACTCGCGGAGGTCACGATGTGGCTTCCCGGATTTGCCCCGGACGATCCATTGCCGGAGGCAAGATGCACGGCGGAAATCATCGCCTTTCCCTTGGTCAGCCAAGTACATGACGCGGTACTGATCATCGATGAAGGAAAGTCGAGCGACATCGCAGAACGGGTTGTCGAAGTGGCTGCCGACGTTCCGGCACCCAAGCCACTCCGCTCGGTATGGCCCGCGCTGGATGGCTCTCTGCACGCGATTTTGCGTGGGGAGGTCGGTAAGTTCGAGGCGAACCTGGCAGCGATCGAAGTTTTGTCGTTGCTGGATGCCGAGAACCGATTTCCGACTGACGAAGAGCGATCCATCCTCAATCGGTATACCGGATGGGGCGGGCTTCCCAAAGCGTTCAATCCCGAGCAGGACGATCCATCGTGGCGGGCGAGAGCCGAGTCATTGCCGGATCTGTTGGGCGAGGATTACACGAGCGCCAAGGGGAGTGTGGTCAATGCCCATTACACGGCAGTCTTCGTGATCGATGCGATCTGGGAAGCGGTGCGCCGACTTGGTTTTCGGGGTGGTCGCGTCCTCGATCCCTCGGCAGGTACCGGATATTTCATCGGTGCCATGCCAAAGGAACTGGCCGAAGTATCGGAAATCACGGCCATCGAAATCGACCGTCTGTCGTCGCGGATACTGTCGCGCCTGTATGGGCAACACGGGGTTCGTACCTTGACGGTGGGCTTCGAGAAGGCGCGATTGCCCAAAGACTGGTTCGATCTGGTGATCTCGAATGTTCCCTTCGGGAACTATCAGGTGCCGGATGATCGGAATGTCCCTTATGCAAATTTCCTGATTCACGATTACTTTTTCGGACGTGCCTTGGAAGTGACCCGTCCGGGTGGTCTGGTGGCGTTCATTACGTCGGCCGGAACACTCGACAAGTGGGAAGACCGGGCGCGGCGCTACATGGCCTCCCAGGCAAGGCTGCTGGGGGCGATCCGTCTGCCGTCCGGGACTTTTTCGCAGATCGCCAATACCGACGTCACGACCGATATCGTTTTTCTCCAGAAGTTGGGGGCAGGCGAAAAGGACACTGACGACTGGATCAGCGTGGTCGAAGCGCCCTATGCGATGTGCGATGGCTACCGCCGTTTGTATGTCTCGAACTGGTATGTCCAGAACCCGGAGATGCTGATCGGGCGCATGGGACAAAAGTCGAATGGCTATGGCTTGTCGAATGCCGCCATTTTCGATGGCGATATCGGCACTGCTTTACGGGAACGGATTGCGCGTTTGCCAGAGGGCGTTCATCACCCCCGGGCGGCGAGAAATTCCGAGCCCAGTGGCAAGCCGCAGCGCGACATTCGTGTCGCAGCGCCGGAGTTCGTGAAGCCGGGCGCATTCTGCCTCACCAACGATGGCCGTTTGGCTGTCTCGGAAGGCCAGGAGCTGCTGGTCGTCGAGGGAAGGGTATCGGCAACGGCCGCCAAGCGCATCGTCGGCATGATGGCGATTCGTGATGCGGCGAGGAAGTTGCTGCATGTCCAGCATCTCACGGATGACGATGGCCGTCTTGGCAGTTACCGCACGATGCTCAACATGGCCTATGACGGCTTTGTGGCGCGGCATGGTTACCTGCATGCCAAGGCCAACAAGCTGGCATTCAAGGGAGATCCCGACCTGCCATTGCTGTTGTCTCTGGAGAATTACGATCCGGAGGGCGGCGTGGCGGAAAAGGCCGATGTGTTCTTCCGTCGGACCGTGGGGGTCGTCCGCAAGGTCGACCGCTGCAATACGCCGGAAGAGGCCCTGTTGGTGTCGCTGCATGAGCGCGGATGTGTGGATGTTGCGTTGATGGCATCCCTGCTTGGGCAGGCGTCATCGGCGTTCCTCCCGGACATGGCGGATCGCGGTCTGATCTTCCTGAATCCGGAAACATCGCAGTGGGAAACCGCGGATGCTTACCTGGCCGGGAACGTGCGCAGCAAGCTGGAAATGGCAGAAGCAGCGGGCGGAGAATTTGTTCGCAATGTGGATGCCTTGAAAGCGGTGGTGCCTGCTGATCTGGGGCCGGGAGAAATCGATGCCCGGATCGGATCGACCTGGATACCGGCGAGGGACTATGCCGAATTCCTCGATCAGTTGCTGGAGTGCGAGGGATGCACGGTGGAGTTCTGTGCGGAAGCCGGGGCGTGGAACATCGATGTGCCCTGGCAAGGTGAACGGTCGGTCGCATCGACCCAAACCTTCGGTACCGGACGTATCTCGGCAGGCGAGTTGTTTGTCGTGACGCTGAACCAGATGGTGCCAACGATTCGGGATCGCGATCCGGTGACCGACCGGTACTTCGTGAACACGGAGGAAACCATTGCCGCACGTGAGAAGCAGCAGGCGCTCAAGGAAGCATTTGGTGCCTGGGTGTTTGCCGATGCGAATCGCTGTGAGCGCTTGGTCAGGCTGTACAACGACCAATTCAATTCTGTGCGCTTGCGGGAGTTTGATGGGTCGGGCCTAGCTCTGCCGGGCTTCTCCGAAGTGTTCAACCTTCATCGGCATCAGAAGGACGCCATCTGGCGCATCGTGTCGGGCGGGGTGAATACCTTGCTGGCCCATGTGGTCGGTGCTGGCAAAACCCTGACGATGATCTGTGGCGGTATGGAGTTGAGGCGTCTGGGAATGGCCAGCAAGCCGTGCTATGTGGTGCCAAACCACATGCTGGAGCAGTTTGCAGCGGAGTTTTTACGAGCCTATCCCGGGGCCAACATCCTGATGGCGAGCAAGGACGACCTGGTCGGCGACAAACGCCGGACGCTGTTGTCACGAATCGCCACTGGGGATTGGGATGGCGTGCTGATTACCCATGCCTCTTTCGAGAGGATCAAGATGAGCGACGAGGCCATGACCACGTTCATTGAAGCGCGTGTCTATGAGATCGAGTGTGCCATTCGGGCCTCGAAATCGCAGAAGCGGGGGAATCGGATCGTCAAGGAGCTGGAGCGGGCCAAGAAGAGCTGGCTCGCGCGGTTGGAGAAGCTGGCGGCGAAGTCGAAGAAGGATGACATGCTCACGTTCGAGGAACTGGGCGTCGATTTCCTGTTCATCGACGAGGCGCACTACTTCAAGAACCTCTACCGGTTCACAAAGATGGCACGGGTCGCAGGACTGCCCAATGCCAACTCGGAACGTGCTTTCGATATGTTCGTGAAGACGCGGCATGTGATGGACAAGCATGGCGGCCGGTCGGGGGTGGTGTTCGCAACAGGAACGCCGGTATCGAACTCGATGGCGGAGATGTGGACCATGCAACGCTATCTGCAACCCGCGACGCTGCGGGGGAATCATGTGGCGCAGTTCGATACCTGGGCGGGCAATTTCGGCGAGTCGGTGACGGCCCTGGAGTTGTCGCCCGATGGTGGGGGATACCGCATGAACACGCGGTTTGCCCGCTTCGTGAATCTGCCCGAGCTGATGACGATGTTCCGCGAAGTGGCGGACATTCGAACGGCGGACATGTTGAAGCTACCGGTGCCGCGTTTCCATCTGGAGACGGTGACAGCGAAACCCACGGCGGCCCTGAAGGCGTTTGTGGCAACGCTGGTGGAACGTGCCGAAGCTATTCGCAATGGCACTGTGTCACCCAACGAGGACAACATGCTGGCGGTAACCAACGATGGCCGCAAGGCTGCGCTGGACCTGCGGCTGGTAGTTCCTTGTGCGCCGGAGGCACCGGATGGGAAAGTGAGCCTGTGCGCCGAGCGGATTCATGGCATCTGGCGCGATACGACGGCTTTCCGCGGCACTCAGGCCGTGTTTTGCGATCTGAGTACGCCAACGGACGATGGACGGTTCAGTGTCTATCACGTCATACGGGCGAAGCTCGTGGAGATGGGGGTTCCGGGAACGGAGATCGCCTTCATCCATGACTTCGAGAGCGATACCGCGAAGGCCGAGTTGTTCAAGGCCGTACGGGAAGGGCGGATTCGCGTTTTGTTGGGCAGCACCCTGAAAATGGGGGTGGGCACCAATATCCAGACGCGCCTGGCGGCATTGCATCATCTGGATGCGCCATGGCGTCCGTCCGACGTCGAGCAGCGGGAGGGACGCATCATTCGTCAGGGCAACCTGAATGAGGAGGTGCGTATCGTCCGTTACGTGACGGAGGCCTCGTTCGACGCCTACATCTGGCAGACCCTCGAAACCAAGGCACGCTTCATCGCCCAGGTGATGCGGGGGGATACCGGGATGCGTAGCGCGGAGGATGTGGAGCTGGCGGCGCTGTCCTATGCCGAAGTGAAGGCACTGGCGTCCGGCAATCCGCTGGTCATGGAAAAGGCCGGCATCGATGCCGAGGTCGCCAAGCTGTCCTTGCTCAAATCCCAATGGGACAACCAGCGATGGTCCAACCAGAGGGAGTCGGCCACCTTGCCCGGTCGCATCGAGAAACTCCGGCAACGGATCGAGGCGATCGAAGCGGATATCGCCGATCGGGTGGATGTTCGTGGCCAGCGTTTTTGCATGGTGATCGACGGTCAGCGTTATGTGGATCGTACGGAAGCCGGCAATGCGCTCGTTCGGTACTACGTCGACGCCAAGGCCAGAACCCGGAAGATCGGGAACTGGAAGACTTCTACGGGGGAGATCGTCGTCGGGCAGTTTGCCGGCTTCGATCTGGCGGTGTCGATACCGACGGCGGCAGCCGATGGACCAAGCTTTCTGCTGAAAAAGCGGCGAGCCTACGTGGCACATCATTCCGACAATCCCATCGGGATGGTCAGGGTGATCGAAAACGTGGCCAACGCTCTGGAAGGCAGGCTGGCGGAAGTCCATGAGGATCTGGCACGGGCAGAAAAGCGCCTGGCCGACATCCTCGCCGAGATATCCAAGCCCTTCGACAAGGAGGATCGACTGACGCAATTGCTGGTGCGCCAACGCGAGATCAATGCCAGTCTCGATCTCGACAAGGGCAATGCCGGCGCGATGGAAGCGGAAACCGAAGTCGCGTGA